From Deltaproteobacteria bacterium, a single genomic window includes:
- a CDS encoding nitroreductase family protein has translation MEFNEILVNRRAIREYEDRDVPFSIIEDILQDACFAPTARNLQPCRFIIIRDRSFMKRISDECKKNLLADIINDPADPLREYESRFCDPQYNIFHNAPCVVYIVGSMGASLIDVDGALTAAYIMFSATARKLGTCWIGLGTHIRDQRIIDDMGIPKDYRIIAPITIGYPLEIPLAAERHDPVIVKIIQ, from the coding sequence ATGGAGTTCAATGAAATCCTGGTTAACAGGCGAGCCATCCGCGAATATGAAGACCGAGATGTTCCTTTCTCAATCATTGAGGATATTCTTCAGGATGCCTGCTTCGCCCCCACGGCGCGTAACTTACAGCCCTGTCGTTTTATCATCATTCGGGACCGGAGCTTCATGAAGCGCATTTCCGACGAATGCAAAAAAAACCTTCTCGCCGACATCATCAACGACCCTGCCGACCCTCTGAGGGAATACGAATCCAGATTCTGCGACCCACAGTACAATATCTTCCACAATGCACCCTGCGTGGTCTATATTGTGGGATCGATGGGGGCCTCGCTAATCGATGTGGACGGCGCCCTGACAGCGGCCTATATCATGTTTTCCGCCACTGCGAGAAAACTGGGAACCTGCTGGATAGGTCTGGGCACACACATCCGCGATCAGAGAATAATCGACGATATGGGTATTCCCAAAGATTACCGAATCATCGCCCCGATCACGATCGGCTATCCGCTGGAAATTCCGCTCGCTGCCGAACGCCACGATCCGGTTATCGTAAAGATCATCCAGTAG
- a CDS encoding AAA family ATPase has protein sequence MLDRIVQRVTEFYLGSRDFNGYPVHTLISEFALNEAEVAKVLRDLIEAERIEVVFGNVHPNAHIKAFSGTSKEQQLEWLDSLDLSGHFCLYPTAQTINVYGDLPDFTGSPYTAQLAMGAGQLDYRVFDLSVLEYYRNDPRYFYQTDFINGQISIEDEFFKSESVPEHDQVLLQTFGFAYDDDLNRAVAVFLRYLTDLSPEHQTIWQAKELHGDYNLHPDYYRSSILGDWGTKVSIFDAFRQELEIVNNMSEIMGKPTLFRSSFQDDAPRGFGFLLRPTLGEFNDFVLLLDQMMSDNLNKKFFPPEVELSEDVPREDGKVEVRRKGTISLLDEWLKRMFRPQDPTALDNTLDTFRKVRKLRQKPAHSPQEDKFDQKYFHEQRKLIMDAYDAVRTVRLVFANHPAVKRNPPKISEHIFKGEVWTY, from the coding sequence TTGCTAGATCGGATTGTCCAAAGAGTCACGGAGTTCTACCTTGGCTCACGAGATTTCAACGGGTACCCTGTCCACACGTTGATATCCGAGTTTGCCCTCAACGAAGCAGAAGTTGCGAAGGTACTACGAGATCTGATTGAAGCGGAACGAATCGAAGTGGTATTCGGAAACGTTCACCCGAATGCCCACATTAAAGCCTTCTCTGGAACTTCGAAAGAGCAGCAGCTTGAATGGCTGGATTCCCTTGATCTAAGCGGACATTTCTGCCTTTATCCAACCGCACAGACAATCAATGTTTATGGCGATCTGCCTGATTTCACTGGGAGTCCATACACAGCGCAACTGGCAATGGGCGCTGGCCAGTTGGATTATCGAGTATTCGATCTTTCGGTCTTGGAGTACTACCGTAATGATCCTCGGTACTTCTATCAAACCGATTTTATCAATGGTCAGATTTCAATTGAAGACGAATTTTTCAAGTCTGAGTCAGTGCCCGAACACGACCAAGTGCTGCTACAGACATTCGGGTTTGCGTATGACGACGATCTCAACCGGGCCGTTGCTGTATTTCTCCGTTACCTGACCGACCTAAGCCCAGAGCATCAGACAATATGGCAGGCCAAAGAACTGCACGGTGACTACAATCTGCATCCGGACTATTACAGGAGCAGCATTCTCGGGGATTGGGGGACGAAGGTTTCAATTTTTGATGCGTTTCGTCAAGAGCTAGAGATTGTGAATAACATGTCGGAAATTATGGGCAAGCCTACGTTATTCCGAAGCTCCTTCCAAGACGATGCGCCAAGAGGATTCGGATTCTTGCTCAGGCCAACCCTGGGTGAGTTCAACGACTTCGTTCTCCTCCTTGATCAGATGATGTCCGATAATCTCAACAAGAAGTTCTTTCCTCCCGAAGTTGAGTTGAGCGAAGACGTGCCGCGGGAAGACGGGAAAGTAGAAGTGAGGCGGAAAGGAACCATTTCGTTACTTGACGAGTGGCTGAAACGGATGTTTCGTCCACAAGACCCTACCGCTCTCGACAATACGCTTGACACCTTTAGAAAAGTGAGAAAACTTCGACAAAAGCCTGCTCATTCCCCGCAAGAGGACAAGTTCGATCAAAAGTACTTTCACGAGCAGAGGAAGCTCATTATGGATGCCTACGATGCGGTGAGAACGGTTCGTTTGGTATTTGCAAATC
- a CDS encoding GNAT family N-acetyltransferase codes for MIEYQFASTVKNAYLKEIIDLYRYASWWSEECDDTELVLKIINGSHCFLLAIRNDHVIGMGRAISDRAHDAYIQDLTVHPEWRHRGIGHEIVNRLLDRLKRDEIRWIGLIAGRNTKTFYSPMGFDIMDNSTPMLLKNKS; via the coding sequence ATGATTGAGTACCAATTTGCATCTACAGTTAAAAACGCATACTTGAAAGAAATCATTGATCTTTATAGATATGCATCCTGGTGGTCGGAAGAATGTGATGACACGGAATTGGTCCTGAAAATCATAAACGGCAGCCATTGTTTTCTTTTGGCTATCCGTAACGATCATGTTATCGGAATGGGACGGGCAATCAGCGATCGTGCCCATGACGCTTATATTCAGGATCTGACTGTGCACCCGGAATGGAGGCATCGCGGAATCGGCCATGAAATTGTAAATCGCTTGCTCGACCGTCTGAAACGGGATGAAATCAGGTGGATCGGGCTCATTGCGGGACGCAATACCAAAACTTTCTACAGCCCCATGGGTTTCGACATCATGGACAATTCGACGCCCATGCTTCTCAAGAACAAATCGTGA
- a CDS encoding DNA adenine methylase yields the protein MKTKRLPHPIPYQGSKRNLAPDILRYFPEQVDVMYEPFAGSAAMTIAAAASGITQSFHINDLNKPLIDLWKEIIHRPYLLSEKYSSLWYDQLSDPKSFYIKIRDEFNETGAAHLFLYLLARCVKASIRYNTRGEFNQSPDNRRKGMKPQTMKMQILGASYFLKDKTAISSVDYRDILKLAKPKDLVYMDPPYQGVCGNRDTRYLDSVEFCEFVEALEDLNSRQIRYIVSYDGRTGDKSYGKTLPDELNLTLIELDAGRSSQATLLGREDITIESLYLSPSLATELSDVPALYRYTRGEQLCLLEGRA from the coding sequence ATGAAAACAAAGAGGCTGCCACACCCTATACCCTATCAGGGTAGCAAGAGAAATCTTGCCCCTGACATATTGCGCTATTTTCCAGAGCAAGTTGATGTAATGTATGAACCCTTTGCTGGCTCCGCAGCAATGACAATTGCGGCAGCTGCCTCAGGTATCACGCAGAGTTTTCATATTAACGATTTAAATAAGCCGCTTATTGATCTTTGGAAAGAAATAATCCATAGACCATACCTGCTATCAGAGAAATATTCGTCACTTTGGTACGATCAGCTTTCCGATCCGAAATCGTTCTACATCAAAATTCGGGATGAATTCAATGAAACGGGAGCAGCACATTTATTCCTCTATCTTTTGGCACGATGCGTAAAAGCATCCATACGTTACAATACACGTGGGGAGTTTAATCAAAGCCCTGACAACAGACGAAAAGGAATGAAGCCTCAGACAATGAAAATGCAGATTTTGGGAGCTTCATATTTCTTGAAAGATAAAACGGCTATTTCATCCGTAGATTACCGTGACATTCTCAAGCTTGCTAAGCCAAAAGACCTTGTATACATGGATCCTCCTTACCAAGGGGTTTGCGGCAATCGGGACACACGTTACTTGGATAGTGTTGAATTTTGTGAATTTGTAGAAGCTCTGGAAGATTTGAACTCCCGACAAATTAGATACATTGTAAGTTATGATGGTCGGACAGGTGACAAATCGTATGGCAAGACCTTACCTGATGAGCTGAACTTGACGCTAATTGAGCTTGATGCAGGACGCTCATCTCAAGCCACTCTATTGGGCAGAGAGGATATTACAATAGAGTCACTTTATCTCTCACCATCATTAGCAACTGAACTTTCCGACGTCCCGGCTCTCTATCGCTACACGCGTGGAGAACAATTATGTTTATTGGAGGGACGCGCATGA
- a CDS encoding HNH endonuclease, producing the protein MKKPHLPKKFVEKCTAITAKRPKTVINHILKHGFITTEDLKDKYGYNHPPRAARDVREQGVPLETFRVQAADGRSIGAYRFGDPKKARFSKLTGRTAFSKDLKAKLIEIDGAKCAIYLEEFPERDLQIDHRVPFEVAGDDVDNMDDPSDYMLLSGSANRAKSWSCEHCANWQEKKDISICRRCYWAYPDDYDHIAMRQARRVDILWSGDELAVYDRLKKRTLELQKDIPKYVKEIIEKHL; encoded by the coding sequence ATGAAGAAGCCCCATCTACCTAAGAAGTTTGTCGAGAAATGTACAGCTATAACAGCGAAACGTCCTAAAACCGTTATAAATCACATTTTAAAACATGGGTTCATTACGACAGAGGATTTGAAAGATAAGTATGGTTACAACCATCCACCAAGAGCAGCTCGAGATGTGAGGGAACAAGGTGTCCCCCTTGAGACATTCCGAGTACAGGCCGCCGATGGCAGGAGCATTGGAGCTTATAGGTTTGGTGACCCCAAGAAAGCAAGATTCTCCAAGCTGACTGGACGTACAGCATTCTCCAAAGATCTAAAAGCAAAACTTATTGAAATAGATGGCGCAAAATGCGCCATCTATTTAGAGGAATTCCCTGAACGAGATTTACAGATAGATCACAGAGTGCCTTTCGAGGTTGCAGGTGACGACGTTGATAATATGGACGATCCTTCCGATTATATGCTGCTTTCGGGATCTGCAAATCGAGCAAAGTCTTGGTCTTGCGAGCACTGTGCCAACTGGCAAGAAAAGAAAGACATTTCTATTTGCCGCCGTTGTTATTGGGCATATCCTGATGACTATGACCACATAGCTATGCGCCAAGCACGAAGAGTTGACATTCTTTGGTCGGGAGATGAGCTTGCTGTTTACGATCGACTCAAGAAACGGACATTGGAACTTCAAAAGGACATACCGAAGTATGTAAAAGAGATAATCGAAAAACACCTATGA